In Oncorhynchus masou masou isolate Uvic2021 chromosome 28, UVic_Omas_1.1, whole genome shotgun sequence, the DNA window CTGAAAAGTAGTACAAACAtggtcagttccactttaatatAAGACACCTTAACATTTAAACaaacttttacacacacacacacctgtacagccTGCAGCTTGCCAATGGGCGCGCCGAAGGCGGTGCGTTTATGAGCGTAGTCCGCAGCACAGTCCAGAGCAGCCTGAGCGATACCCAGGGCCTGGGAAGCTATACCTATACGCCCACTGTCCAGGGTTtgctgtgtgtggagggggggggtcagtacacacagacaagcacataATCACTCACATcgactatgcacacacacacacaaccaacaccCCACCCCCACCAATAAACCGACCATGGCTATCTTGAAGCCAGATCCTCGTGGCCCCAGCATGTTGCCCAGGGGTATCCTACAGTCCTCCAGGATGAGGTTGGCTGTGGAGGTTGCTCTGATGCCCAGCTTGTCCTCCTTCTTCCCCAGGGACAGGCCAGGATGGGGCATGGGCACCAGGAATGCACTGATACCCTATGGGGGGGACAACACACTGAAATGCATGTATAAGTTACATTTATTATAATATCAAAatactgagaaacagagagagtgagcgagtgagagaagaagaaggaatATAGGGGGTTTCACTATGACTCGACTCCAACAACGGTGTATCTAACCTTGTGTTTGAGTGACTTGTCAGTGGTAGCGAATATAACAGTAGCCGAAGCATCCCAGCTGTTGGTAATCCAGGCTTTAGTCCCGTTCAacacccactcctctccctcctgtctggctAACGTAGACGCTGCCCCTGCATCACTACCATTACCTACACAgatggtggagagaaagagagagaatcaaCAACCACTCATCTTCCCTAGTTGGAGTGTAGTAGTAAATGGAGGGCCCTGGGgcacagtgtgtgttgtgtgcgtcTGTGGTGTACCTGGTTCACTCAGAGAGAAGCAGCCAACTTTCTCTCCAGTCGTGAAGGGAGTGATCCACTGTTCCTTCTGCTTCTGTGTTCCAAACTTCAATATTGGCCCTATGTAcaaagactacacacacacataccctttAGTATCAGTGTTAGATACAGCGacaacataaaacacacacacccttacgtACGTTGTTGACCGAGACCACACATCCAGTGCTGCCGCAGCCCCTACTGATCTCCTCCACGGCCAGAGAGTAGGCCAGGTAGTCCATTCCTGCTCCTCCCAGCGCCTCAGGAACCTCCACAGCCATCACCCCCATAGCACCCAGCTCTCGCAcctgtagaaacacacacatggatgcattagagggtgtgtgtgtgtacttcatATTCTGTGTTCTGCATGTGTGCCTGTTTAGTGATGCGTGTTGGTTCACACGCTTTCaaattgctaataacccatccacAACCACCTGACTGTGATTTTCACTGAGGCCCCACCCGACCCTAACACGAAAATAGGCAGATAGAAAATGAGTCAGAGAAGGCGTATCTTTTTGACAGGAGGTGCCGGATGTATTTTAAGCCCAGATATGTTaatcaacttgtctataattagaaACATGCAGCTTCTCATCTGTCATTACTGCCCGAGAAGACGAAATAAGCCTTTGCTTA includes these proteins:
- the LOC135518133 gene encoding short-chain specific acyl-CoA dehydrogenase, mitochondrial-like, encoding MAALFKAGKALGLCVSGCRSLSSLAELPEMHQMMRQTCRDYADRELGPIAGKLDKEHLFPAQQVRELGAMGVMAVEVPEALGGAGMDYLAYSLAVEEISRGCGSTGCVVSVNNSLYIGPILKFGTQKQKEQWITPFTTGEKVGCFSLSEPGNGSDAGAASTLARQEGEEWVLNGTKAWITNSWDASATVIFATTDKSLKHKGISAFLVPMPHPGLSLGKKEDKLGIRATSTANLILEDCRIPLGNMLGPRGSGFKIAMQTLDSGRIGIASQALGIAQAALDCAADYAHKRTAFGAPIGKLQAVQFKLADMAVAVESARLLTWKAAMLKDAKKPFTKEAAMAKLAASEAATFCGHQSIQVLGGMGYVTDMPAERHYRDARITEIYEGTSEIQRLVIAGQLLKEYAS